Genomic DNA from Kluyveromyces lactis strain NRRL Y-1140 chromosome C complete sequence:
aaataaaTGAAGTATAGATGTTGTTTTGTTTATCTTCCGTTTTGATCCTTTTAAAGTAGCAGGAGTAAGCTCAAGTTTAGGTTTCTTGTACTCATCAGTTAGTACAGAATCTAATTTTGTTACTGATGACGTTATTTGTTCGCCTTGCCTTCTCTTTTGTGGTatggttttcttttcatcagaTTTCCTGTCAAGTAAACCTTTCCTTTCTACCAATTTCTCAAAACTCTTGAGTAGCTTCTCAGTCTGTTCATCCTCCTTTGAGGTATCGTATATACCCGGTAGTGGTTGCTGTTCATACGCAATATCCTCGTTGTAATCCATCTGCgaagaatatttcttccTGGGAGCTTTGATTTTACTATCAACGCCCGCTTGTTTCAACTCTCTACGCTTCTGTAAGAATGCAACACGCTTACTTTCTTCTAGCATACGTTCTCTTATCTTACGAGTAGCCTTTTTACCCTGAGTGTTTAATAGCCTGGCACGAGCTTCCGCCAACATTTCTCTCTCCTCGTCAAGTAGCTCATCTTTATCAGCCTTGGCTGGTAAGCTTTCGTTATTTGGGTTGATCTCACCGATCTGTACCCCTGTAGTTGCTGCAAGCTCTAAATCATCCTTATCAATCGCCAGGAGGATATTATATCTGTCGATACATGTTTGAGCAGGTCTACCCATCATTTCTCCGATGCTTTTCCATTGGTTTGGAATTCTTTTCGCTAAATCTAGTAGTTTATCATCTTCCTGCTGGCTGAATGGTTTGAAGTTTAGACTGggattcaaaaattcattcCAACGAGATTGACATTGCCTGgcattcttcttctgtaGAAGCGAAGCTACTTTACTCCATGCATGTGTTCCATATTTTTGAACAGCCGCCTTTAATATTTGATCCTCAAGGTTCGTCCAAATACCACCTTTGACATAAATCGGAACAGGAGCCATCGTACGTGGTTACCGCCTTTGATTAACTTCCCTTTGAACCAACGTTACAGCTTTAGCTGATACTATTATTAATTAGTTTCCTATGTTTCCACCAAGTATATGtcaattttattttcaatcCAATCCCAAAATTGGATTATCTAGATTTACACAGTGTtataaagaaataaaacaatGTCAGCGAATAAAGAGGGAACTGTATCCGAACACATAGTTTACATATTGCTTTACTCGCAAGAGCATAGGTACCTTTTTCGTATTATTTCAGCAATGCTGGATACTGGTTTCTTTTGTGACTTCCTCCAGTCAGTACTTCGGTCTTTAAACTACCTATATTTTATTAGAATACAACAAACTCTGAAATTCTTTCAGAAAACACATGACAGATAATGAGAAAGTATATGTTGTTCTTCTCTTATTAAATAATGATCATCATTAACATTATtatgttctttttcagCTATAGTTTTTCTAGTTCCCTTGTTTATATAATGATTGGCTCTCTATTACGCAATAAAAACTGGAAAAGGGTTTTTTGTTCGAAGACATTTTTTAAACTTAGAAATTGCATACTATATTGAAATCGCCAACACTATTGATGGTTCGACGATAAAACCCATCCAAAAGACTCCAACGATCCGTGTCAATGGGCTTTCTCTTCACCCCTAAGCACCAGAAATTGGTGAATCAGTGTTATCCACCAGGCCGAACTCCCGATAAGAAGCCAAAAGGGTCAGAGACTTCGTACTTGTTATATTATGTTAATTCGAGACGTCcaaaattggaaaaggtCAGCAGTTACCTTGTGAAGAGGTCGACAACGGATTTGAACAGAAGACGTTCCGGTAATGTCTCTGTCACTCTAGAGCTACTGGCTAAAATCGTCGAGAATTGTAATGAAAACatgaatattttcatcaaagatttcatcCACATTATGACTTTAGTGttgaacaacaacaattttAACAATGATCCAACTATTGTTGGTTTGATTGAAAGAGTTTTAGAAGCTATTTGTAACCATTTGGATGGGTCTCTTGTAAGTGGGGACTCTGAGTTTTTagaattgttcaaaaacttCGTAACCCTGTACTTCAAAGTTGCTAACACTAAACTTAATGACACAGATTTGGTTTTGAAAGGTTGCTTagacttttcaaagatctCAAACTTGGGAAGCATTCACCAATGGTCTGCTACAGCCAAAAACTGCGTTTCTATTGCATTAACGAAGTTCCAAGAAAGGCATCCAATATATAGTGAGGCTACCATTGACtcttcattttctgaaCCAGGTTCTCCAgcgttgaagaagaaactcaCTAGAACACAAACTAAAGTGATGGGTCTAGATGATGTTTCGAACACAGGGGATTATTCAATTCTGGCTTTGAATACTTTTTTCAATACCACAGAAACAGATAAGTTGACAATCGGTTTACATGCACTAATCGAACATTTATTAGAGACTCCGAACAAGGAATTATTGCAATTTATCTGCAATGGTATTCCGGTTCAGTTGAGATACATTGTTATCCTTTTATTCGTAAGGCCGTTGGGAACTAGCTCCGAGAAAAACATGTTATTGATCTTAAAACTAATATCCAGTCTATTAACTTCAGCTGTCAGTATCATAGGTTTATCAGTGATTGATATCTTGAGAAGACTAATCACTGTTCAGCTAGCAAAATCGGATTCAACTACTGTAGTTAAACAGATTGCTGTGACGATTAAAGATTTAAATCGCAAAACATACTACAAACAGCAATCATCTGATATGTTTGCCGAATTGAGTTTTAAATTTATCGAAAGCGGAAAGCCACATCACCTTGAATTATTCCAGCTAGATTTGGACTCCTTGATATCTGTTACTAGTGACCAATGTCTAGATCTTGATTTATTTGGCGAGTTTTTGCCATATGTCACTGACAAAACGCAgttatcaaaacttttgtATCCAGAAGCTCCACATCAAGTTATCTTTATCAGATTCTTTGAGAAAGTATCTACTTTATCAAAACAAGATACTGAAATTGCCATATCAACCTCTTTTGCATATTATAAAGCAGCCTCTCTTCTTTCAGGTTTGGCCTACTATGTCAACAACAATCGACCTTCAGACGGTTACTATGCCTATCATCATCATGCTTCAAAGTTTCTAGGACTAGCAGATTACCAAACTCAAGTTGAgtttaaaagaaaagacaATGACATCTTCACCAAGGAAGACTTGTTGAATTACTACTCAGATGCAGGTTCCAATATCTACTCAGAGAAGGGTAGAGACATTCTATTGGTTGATCATTCTGACCAAAATGGTACTGATATCGATCAGGACACGGTTCGATACTCAACACCAATCCCGTTGCCACAAATTAGCATACCCCCAACCACTACAAATGGCATTGGCATAAAAAAATCATCGCCAGCTAATGATACATACGTTACAAGATCTCTGAAACATAATCCCGTTCCGAACGTAAAAgacttgaagaatttggtCTCTTctaaaaaagataaaagtAATACAAAAACGTTACGTGGTTCACAATCGGTGAAATCAAAAGTCACAAACATAACATTCCTATTAGATGAATTAAAGAACGATGGcgatgaaattaaaattGCCGACccagatgaagaagacatTATTGGAATGGAAAAACAAGATCTTGCAAGATCTTATTCCTTAAGAATGAATACCATCAGTAGCACGAATTCCAGGACATTAATACCGTCAGTAGAAAATGCAGAGGAACATGGTGATGATTTCAGAGATGCTCATGAAGATATAGAGGTCTCATCTTCTACCAGAGGTAGGTTATTTATGGTCTAATGTATTATATGTATTTTAAGGTATAGACATttaaaaaatgaaaaagtaAATGCATTTATCAACAATAGTATGATAGCAAGCCCAAAATCTCTGGTTGAGAAAACATTTCGCCAAAAGGTTAGTCTAAGACCATAATGAATGATATATTTGCTATACCGTTTAAGCGCGCCCTTCAAAttaatttgaaagatgcGTTTACCGTTGTAATAAACAACACTTTTTACCAAACAGCGGCATCGGTAGAGGCTGATTTAACCCAACTTGACAAATATAGGGATGTTTTATTCCATCTGGACGTTTGCCAAGCTGACTTAAATATGTTGAAACAATACTATATGGCTCTCAAAGCTATTGCTGTCAAGCTTCCCGATGACCAGGTAGAATTCACCTGGTTTAATACACTCGGATTAAAGTCTTCGGGTATGACACGAAACAGTCTCCGGTTTGAAACATTTAATGTGTTATACAATATTGGGGCTATGTATTCTTCACTTGCAGTTGAGCAGCGGTTAGAAAGCACAGAAGGTCTGAAGGAAAGCTGCCGTCTTTTTAAACTATCTGCGGGTTGTTTTAAATTTATCTATGAGCATGAAGTCAGTaacaacttcaaattcttcgaTGAATACACTCTGAATGCTCTCGTTTCTATGATGTTAGCACAAGCGCAGCAAATGGTTTGGAAAAAGGCATGCTTTGATGATATAGAAAGACACTCCATTCTTTCGCGATTGGCCTTGCAAGTAGCTTTATTTTATCAAACCGCTTCGAAGAATTCAAATTGTAGTCCTTATATCAGGACTGATTGGGTAAAAAGTCTAACCTCAAAGTCCCACTATTTCATGGCAATAGCATACTACAGATCTGGATTGCATCAGGtacagaaacaaaattatGCTCAAGGTATATGTGATTTTCAATATGCATTGACATGGATTAACAAACTTTCTTTGGATGATGAACTTACCGAATGGAGAGGAGAAGTGCAAGCGTTACTTGAATCGGCAGAGAGAGATAATGACCTTATTTATTTACAGGCATCAGTGCAAAATCCCTCCAAAGTAAAACCAGTTATGATGGTGCAAGCGGATCTTTTCGATGAGattgagaaaaaagatggcaatatattcaagaaCTTATTGCCGATTGATGTATTGGAATCTTGTAACGCTTTCAATGAGAGGGTGGAGACATACGTAAAAGAGCATATCTCGAATCCCCTTGAATCAATGAACAAACTTTTGATCTCGAATACACCGCAATATATGGACTTTAAATCATATTACATATCAGAGCAGGAATGGAATTCATACAGCGACTCATTGCAAGACCTTGAACAATTGCGAGCATATGTTGCAggtgaattgaaattatctGAGTCTATTTTACAGAAGGACATCCAAGAAAATGAGCAAATGATTCGAGAACATGGCCTGCTGCGGTGGAAGATTCCTTCTAAAGATAAGAAAATCGAGAGTCTGTTGGCAGACTTAACCAATATCCGTAattatattgaaaatggtatGAAAGTAGATACAGAGACAGCGTCTCTTTTCAAGACTTTGGATCATGATTTGGTAACCAACGTCAGTCAACCACCTGAATCTAGTGACCCTATTATGAAAGAAGCATCCTTGATATTGCaaggaagaaagaatcacATACTAGCGGCAGAACGCAAGATAATTGAAAACCGTCTCCTTCCTAAAATTGTATCATATTATAAAAAGACAGGATCTAAAGATTTTGAACCTGTCTTTCAAGAACATATCCGAATGTTTGATGGCGATTTGCTGCAGGtacaaaaggaaaaggctaaaaataaagaaatgcTGACTAAAGTAACGCTATCCTCACCAGAACAGGTTCAAATCTCCAGAAATGATCCACGTACTCTTTACTTGGAAGAACTTAAACATTCATCCAATGTGTTGAGTGAgttaaaagaaaatatcatttcCGGCAAACAATTTTATCAGGATTTAATTACGGCATTAGAATCCAAACTGAAAGAAATCGAAGATTACGTAAATGAACGTAAGCTGCAAAGAACTGAACTAAATGATACCCTACTATGTGACACTAATGAGAGTTGATAGAGCTGCTATCCATTTCcagcagcttcttcttttgccATTTTTCATACGACTTCTTTTTATGTTGCCTGTTGATGTTAGTTTTGTGCCGCCTACTTTTCAAGTGAATTTCCCAATTACGCGAACCAATTGCGACTAGGTTTTtatcttctttatctttacATAAACTGCAGGAAAATTGTTTCCAATCCATATCGCTTTTTGGACTATTAGATGACTTGTATGCTAACAATTTTTCTAAATCTGGCTGAGCTAACGGAGCCTCAATGTCTTTGCCTTTTGTGAAATCTGAGAGTATTGCATTAGCTCTAGCTGAAACGCTCACATCCCACTCTAATAGGTCTGTTGCATTTAAAATATAGACTTTGCCGTCAACATCTGGTATCAACATTTTTCTTATCCATTTCACTTGCCTTTTTGCGTATTGTCTAGTTCGAACtttcatcttttcaacaCATTCATTGAGATCACATTCGCTTGATTCTTCTAACCACGGcaaaaactctttgaatCCTATCACTTGCCAGACCCCATTTTCACATTGTTCTTGCCCATAATTGTGCTGTTTGTAGTATTCATACAATTCCATGATTTCCTCCATAGCTCcaatcttcatcatcttgtCAACTCTATTATCAAGTCTCACATCTAAAACAGCTGGATCGCTATAAATCCAGAAGAATAAGGTATCGAATTTTAAAGAGGTGTTCTGTTGTTGGAATGTCACACTAGGTTTTTCGCCAGTTGTGTAATATATTTCTAGCATCCTTTTCACTCTTCTTGTATCATTGATGTGGAACTTGTTTGCAATCGAAAGGTCGACTTCCTTTAAAGTATTATAAATTAAGTCTGGGTTGTTGCTATCCAATATGCTCTTTTCCGATTCGGTAGGTTGTCGTACCTTACTTTCAACtcttttgttgaaaagcGTTTGTAAGTAATAATGTGTACCTCCCACGACGATAGGTATCTTCCCTCTACTATGGATATCTTCGATGGTTTCCATACATTCTCTCTCAAACCTGTGAATATAGTACTCTTCATTCCATGGAACATGATTCATAAGGTGGTGCTTAATCCCCATTCTCTGTTCTATTGGATGCTTATTCGTAATTATCGGTATGCCGGTGTACATCTGCATTGAATCAGAATTGATGATCTCACCATTGAATTTACTTGCAATCTGAATTGAGAGGTCAGATTTCCCAACTCCAGTTGTTCCTGCTATAACAATCACTTTAGGTCTTGACATCATAGGGCTCTTTATTAGGAGCCTGAGCATTACCGAATTTTGTCTCACCGTTCTGCTATTCCATACCTATTGTAACTTCGTGCTGAgttgagatgagatgagatagtAAATCTCACTTCATTTTCGTGCTACTTTCTTTCCTTAACGAGAATATCTGTTTTTCCAACAATAAATACTACAAAGATGTACAATTCATAGTCACATGACAAGATGCAAAATCTATACCAatacacacacacacacacacacacacatCGAGTCGTCTTTCTATACTCTATAAATCTAAATCCGaatcgtcatcatcgtaCCAGCCATGTTCATACTCTAAAGAAAGAGTGCCAAGAtgatctttgatttcttctctaTCAGAATCGTACCGGAAATATCTTGATACTAAGTCTTCCCACGTTTTAAGAACGTCCCTAGGCTTTTCGGTAACACCTATTACACTTTCAGCACATGAATGATGAGTATCTGGTATAGTATCTGAATTTGTCCAGGGATACGTGGTGAAGTGGAACATAGATGATTCTTTATGGTTCACACGATCGATTTCACATTGGGTGAACGTATGCGACGGTTTTTTCGAGTTTTTATAGAGCGGCATTCGATcatagaaagaaaacgaaTTGTATTCATCCACGTTAAGCTTAGATACTATATTCCTTTTGGATTCTCCAAGAGTCAAAGCATTAGTTAAATGGGACATTTTCCTCATATTCGAATTGGTAGCGGCTTGTTTGCGAGACCCGTGGAAAACCGAATTTACAGAATCAAAGAGAAGCACAGTCTCCCCTGTTGATCGCCAAAAGGCCTCTTTCGTGTTGGCATAGAGAGGGAAGAAAAGGTCAGATTCTTGTGACAATGCGATAGTTGCTCGAATTTTATTGCATAACATTTGGAATTTAGTTTTAGTGGAATGAACTGGTTCCTTTAACGAACATACGTCGTCTTGATTCCATCCATAAGTGTGATAGGATACTTTTGGTAGctcatctttcaattctaaaagcattgaagatgaaaatcCGCCCCAACCATTGTCGAGTTCCGTTATTATGTTAAAACCTTGTAACGAATCACATTTTTCCAACTGTTGATGTAAATTTGAGTCGAAGAATTCATTGGAGTAGTTTTCCCTAAACTGATTTGATCCAGTTTCATAATTATCAAAATATACCTGACGTaagttttgaaagtttGGTGCCTTCTGCTGGTTAGCTGCATCATGGTACCAATCTTGTAAAGTATTGAAACTGCTTGGATCATAAATCAACTTGCTATAGTCGGACCAATATTTAGCGATTTCATCATTGATCTTGGGAAGTACAGTAGCACCTTGATCTAATGCCAATTGATACGGGGATTTTCTAATCCTATCGTGTGTCTGCACCCTATGCGCGGTCTTTGCAGTCGCACCCTGCTCTGAGTCTAAAGTATCCGCATAATCGTTTTCTGAAACGTACTGATAGGTGCCAAGGGATCCGTTCCCTAGCTTAGCATCCCAAAGTAGTGCCCTAGGTGTATAGGATACAGTCTTACTAACTTTGTCTATATTGGGGTTTAGGAACACGTCGTTTTCTTGATCTGCATCATGTAATAAAGGTTCCAGGCAGTTGTAAAACTGCGTAATCAAATGATTAGATCTGTGAGATACTGAAACATTAATGATTTCACGCATATCTGAATTAATTCAGACTTGATAGTATCGGCAGTGTATGAACGTCGATCTGTAACTGTCTCTGTTTGGATGAGATTCCGTATTAGAAGTAGTTCTTTTGGTCCCTGTCGATGAgcatttcaagaacttcCGTAGAACGATATATCTCATCGCTGGCAGGGTAGTAGTGCCAGAAATAGGTCACGTGCCAATAGTAGAAAATATCGGTGACAGCTTCCACGTAATTAAATGACTTATCGTTCAAAGGAAATTCGCTGGATAGATCTTATTCATAGGCTTTGAGCATACACTCACAGTACTGGGGGGAACTCATTATCAGGCCTTTGAGTCATGACTTTCAAATTATTTCATATTCTTGGTTTATCTTTGATGAATAAATGGCTTGATGGTTTCAACACTCCATTCTCCAAGTATATGGTAATgagcaaaaaaaaaattcaatttaAGTTGTACTAGCACCACTGAAGTGTTTTCTTACAACTCTCCATTTGGTTGCGTGTTGACTACAATTAATTAATTAGTTGGAAAATGTATAACAGCAATTGTGAATGTCTGCAAGTACTTCCACTTTCATTGTCATGCTTTCCTACTTAATACACACAGAACTTCTGGCATTAAAGAAGGCAAACTTGCTGATCTATTATCATGTATTGGTGTCACAATACACTTGCGTCTATTATTTCTTAATTGTTTGTTGCATATCCTGTTGTAAACGTGATATCACagctttcaaaagaaatacaacGATGATGTCAGTACAACATACTATGGTATAAATCAATGTCAAAATTCCGGTATTCGGGAAGTCGGCAGGTCTATGTACACGTATATTGCGGTTCCTTCAGAATGTTTACCTTAACTTTGTAAGTGAAGTGAATGGAATCTGAAgtttctgatatttcttcttgattcaTTTCAATCCTTCGAATGGTATTCATTAAGTCACGATACTATAATAACCTCTTTGGAGCCGTTGTTGTCAAATTATATAACTAGAAAGTGCGGTAAACAACAGCTTTCAGAATATATCATTTCGTTTCAATGGCTTTCTCAAAGCTATATTTACCTTGACTCTTATTTTTCTGGTATTTTCGTTGTCCCTGTTGACAAAGTTATGTATAATTCTACTTAACACTTCTAAATAGTCGCATCTGCACCTTTCTAAGGGCCTCTCACTTGGACTTCATCTGATAAATAGTTTGACAACTCAAAATGGCCTTTGTCTATTAATCCCTTCTCACTGACAAACCTTTTTGACCATTGCATCACTTTGAAAGTCAAATGCGTTCATAACAAATTTAGTGTATTTCTAGTTTTTACCAATTAATGAGGTGCAACCGAACAAAAAGACAAAGCTATGAAGATAAACCCCAGCGTAGATAACTTTAAAGAGAGTTGCTTTGTGACCATCCTTACGTGTTATGAATTCGGTGTTTAATAGTATTCTGATTATTATTTTATCGTTGGGAATGGCATCTTTTACCAGAAATAAAGCATTTAAGAACTGGCTTGTGTCAAAGTTGGAAAAATCATTAACAACATTACAGTCTTATCCACCGGTCTCTGCTAACTTCAAACTAGTCGATTCGCCTTATTTTACGAAGCAGCAATCACTTAAAGATATTGCTGCATCATTATCACAATTGTGTGAGTACAAGATCAGAGCTCTAAGACAAAACGGGATAGTTTATCAACGAACAAGCAACGTAACTCCCAGTGATATAGAACAGCTTAACCAGATCGGTTATTTCGATAAAATAGTTGCCGTGAAcaaatcaattgatgtAAATTATGACACCTTGAGCAAAATTATAGAATATACTCTAAAGGAAATACTTGTTAACAATGATTTTAACTCAGCAATTGAATCAGTACTGAGAGACGCTGGTTATACATGggacaaagaaaatgacaCATTGGTTCGCGATTCAATAAATTCCATTCGATTTTCTAAAAAGAGTAACCAAAGCCGTGTGAATGAAGCCATGTGTCACATTGTCAGAGATTGGTGTGATGTTTatgatttggaaagaaagCCTCTTGTAGATTTCATTGAGGAGTCTTTCGGAAATTGTGACATCGATGAAGACACATTAATTGTTGTACCAGGATCTGGATGTGGAAGGCTAGCTTATGAGGCAGCCAATCGATTTCCAAAAGCAAAGGTTACATCTATTGAATACTCGTCTTTGATGTATTTGTGTAACGAATATGTCCTCGGAACTACGGACAATATCACCGTTGATCCCTTCTATCAAATTTATAGTGGTCAACAAAGTATGGAAGCGCAAACCAGGCACTTTAGGATGGACTTGGATAAGTTCCAAAAGCCAGAGAACTTAACAGTACTTTTCGGTGACTTTTGCTGCTATAAACCAGagaaaaaatacaaaaataTAATAGTATGTTCTGCATTCTTTATTGACACAGCAGCAAACATGTTTGATTACTTCAATGCTATTGAGATGCTTTCTAACAATTGTACAGGACGTTTACACTGGGTTAATGTTGGACCGTTGAAATACGGAACTAGACCACTAGTACAATTCACATACGATGAGCTAGCAAGACTACGTAAATTACGTGGATGGGAAGATCATTCCAACCAGGTTGATGTTAAAAATTTGAATGGTTACCTAACAGACTACGAATCCTTATTCCAAGGGTTTTATGGTCTAGCCAAATTCCATTCGGAACTAAAAAGATAATTAACATTAGAACCCTGCAAATACTATGTTGTTTCTCAACATTTTTTGTGGtacatttcttttatatttaaGTGAACTAGTGAGCATAATTCCTgtatataatatataaaatTACGATTAGTTACTAAATATATTATCACCTTTAttaatttgaatttttttgtcttgACCACCGCTGATGATACCTACGCCTTTAGCCCATTTGACAGCAAACACTTTATCATTGACACCTTTAACAACATTTTTATCTTCTCTGGTGATAGTGTACATTGCAGTGTTAGACCTAACATCCCAAACCTTGACAGTTCCATCGTGAGATGCAGAGCATATCatatattcattttctgGACAAGTATCCAAAGCGACAACGAAGTTCTTGTGACCTACAAGCTGCTGTTGGGTGAttttagatgaagaatttacaCGAGGATCATGAAGAGTAATGTGTCTGGCACTCGACCCGCATGCTAAGAGATTTAATTTTGGTAGTTGCGCAACAGAAAGAAGTGAGTACGATGTCGTCTTTGTATCGACACATTTTGCCGTTATCAGATCCCATGTTTTTATAGTATGATCTTGTGACACGGAATACCCAACAGTATCATCCGATTTATCGAAAATGACAGCCTCTACTGGAGCACTGTGAGATTCAAAAAGAGCCAAAGGggctcttcttctgataGATCCATCTTTTAGAGTCAACTTTCTCCTCTTCTTGGCTGCAGTAGACACGTTGCCTCCTAAATCCTCCATCGGATCAATGACAGTCATCTCTTTATAATTCGTGGACCACAAGCTCACCGTATTATCGCATGATGCAGATAGAATACGGTCTTTCGAAACATCAATGGACACTACAGGGGCTTTATGACCTTCCAAGATGGCCAATGTCTTACCATcctcaatttcttcttcatcaattgatttcaaatcatcattcTTCGTTTTCCACAGACGTAGAGTGCGATCATTCCCTGCGGACACCAATCTCGTACTAGAAATGTAATGCACAGCACGAATAGGGCCAGAATGACCACTGTATTGTTTTTCGACTTTCCCTGACAAGTTGTACGTTCTTACGATACCGTCATAGGAACCACTGTAGATGTAATTGCTTCCGACATCCAATGAGCTTACCCAATCTTCGTTATCAAAACTAGACAAATATGAAGGTGGTAGCACTGCTCTAGTATAttcaacattcaaaaagGTTTCCGATGATAAACCTTTCTTGATCAAATAGTCCTGCAACGATGTTCTCAAAAGTTCACCATCGATAAGGAAATCAAATGGCATAGATTTAGGTAATTCCAGTAGGTGATTAACAATTTCAGAAAGACCATATCTCTTTAGACTAACTGGAGCATAGATTGGAGCATCATTGACATGTAAAGtctcatcttcttcacGAGTAAAGAAGCGTAGCTTCACCTGAGTCTTATCTGTTGACATATTCCCCTACAGTTTACTTCTCCTTATAACTAAGATATTCTTCCAGTGAATTCTAGTTTGAATTGTCTAATAGATTGTGA
This window encodes:
- the EFR3 gene encoding Efr3p (similar to uniprot|Q03653 Saccharomyces cerevisiae YMR212C EFR3 Non-essential protein of unknown function exhibits synthetic lethal genetic interactions with PHO85 green fluorescent protein (GFP)-fusion protein localizes to the cell periphery) — its product is MGFLFTPKHQKLVNQCYPPGRTPDKKPKGSETSYLLYYVNSRRPKLEKVSSYLVKRSTTDLNRRRSGNVSVTLELLAKIVENCNENMNIFIKDFIHIMTLVLNNNNFNNDPTIVGLIERVLEAICNHLDGSLVSGDSEFLELFKNFVTLYFKVANTKLNDTDLVLKGCLDFSKISNLGSIHQWSATAKNCVSIALTKFQERHPIYSEATIDSSFSEPGSPALKKKLTRTQTKVMGLDDVSNTGDYSILALNTFFNTTETDKLTIGLHALIEHLLETPNKELLQFICNGIPVQLRYIVILLFVRPLGTSSEKNMLLILKLISSLLTSAVSIIGLSVIDILRRLITVQLAKSDSTTVVKQIAVTIKDLNRKTYYKQQSSDMFAELSFKFIESGKPHHLELFQLDLDSLISVTSDQCLDLDLFGEFLPYVTDKTQLSKLLYPEAPHQVIFIRFFEKVSTLSKQDTEIAISTSFAYYKAASLLSGLAYYVNNNRPSDGYYAYHHHASKFLGLADYQTQVEFKRKDNDIFTKEDLLNYYSDAGSNIYSEKGRDILLVDHSDQNGTDIDQDTVRYSTPIPLPQISIPPTTTNGIGIKKSSPANDTYVTRSLKHNPVPNVKDLKNLVSSKKDKSNTKTLRGSQSVKSKVTNITFLLDELKNDGDEIKIADPDEEDIIGMEKQDLARSYSLRMNTISSTNSRTLIPSVENAEEHGDDFRDAHEDIEVSSSTRGRLFMV
- the CEF1 gene encoding Cef1p (similar to uniprot|Q03654 Saccharomyces cerevisiae YMR213W CEF1 Essential splicing factor associated with Prp19p and the spliceosome contains an N-terminal c-Myb DNA binding motif necessary for cell viability but not for Prp19p association evolutionarily conserved and homologous to S. pombe Cdc5p), which encodes MAPVPIYVKGGIWTNLEDQILKAAVQKYGTHAWSKVASLLQKKNARQCQSRWNEFLNPSLNFKPFSQQEDDKLLDLAKRIPNQWKSIGEMMGRPAQTCIDRYNILLAIDKDDLELAATTGVQIGEINPNNESLPAKADKDELLDEEREMLAEARARLLNTQGKKATRKIRERMLEESKRVAFLQKRRELKQAGVDSKIKAPRKKYSSQMDYNEDIAYEQQPLPGIYDTSKEDEQTEKLLKSFEKLVERKGLLDRKSDEKKTIPQKRRQGEQITSSVTKLDSVLTDEYKKPKLELTPATLKGSKRKINKTTSILHLFESLPSPKNDFEIVLDDLDEEMESTDAFNTESSYVNGKYPLEALISSTEHQSENKAMEIMEYIPTVFQIKTELQVPSPIVDPKNEIDRELNRIISAKENGNPIYNSTEVNNYLEEIINSASTTEVPSTVLHPKLETSLKTITPATEHELLGMERKVHELRTALEDSVKSHREAVSQLSQDFEEKLHPTVSGLAYQYYTDYMKYRNDHKTMQEETQSLAEQIKLAQRSQ
- the RIM20 gene encoding Rim20p (similar to uniprot|Q12033 Saccharomyces cerevisiae YOR275C RIM20 Protein involved in proteolytic activation of Rim101p in response to alkaline pH member of the PalA/AIP1/Alix family interacts with the ESCRT-III subunits Snf7p suggesting a relationship between the response to pH and multivesicular body formation), with amino-acid sequence MNDIFAIPFKRALQINLKDAFTVVINNTFYQTAASVEADLTQLDKYRDVLFHLDVCQADLNMLKQYYMALKAIAVKLPDDQVEFTWFNTLGLKSSGMTRNSLRFETFNVLYNIGAMYSSLAVEQRLESTEGLKESCRLFKLSAGCFKFIYEHEVSNNFKFFDEYTLNALVSMMLAQAQQMVWKKACFDDIERHSILSRLALQVALFYQTASKNSNCSPYIRTDWVKSLTSKSHYFMAIAYYRSGLHQVQKQNYAQGICDFQYALTWINKLSLDDELTEWRGEVQALLESAERDNDLIYLQASVQNPSKVKPVMMVQADLFDEIEKKDGNIFKNLLPIDVLESCNAFNERVETYVKEHISNPLESMNKLLISNTPQYMDFKSYYISEQEWNSYSDSLQDLEQLRAYVAGELKLSESILQKDIQENEQMIREHGLLRWKIPSKDKKIESLLADLTNIRNYIENGMKVDTETASLFKTLDHDLVTNVSQPPESSDPIMKEASLILQGRKNHILAAERKIIENRLLPKIVSYYKKTGSKDFEPVFQEHIRMFDGDLLQVQKEKAKNKEMLTKVTLSSPEQVQISRNDPRTLYLEELKHSSNVLSELKENIISGKQFYQDLITALESKLKEIEDYVNERKLQRTELNDTLLCDTNES